A stretch of Oryza brachyantha chromosome 4, ObraRS2, whole genome shotgun sequence DNA encodes these proteins:
- the LOC102704700 gene encoding DNA glycosylase/AP lyase ROS1-like, translating to MAAETETEPTRPRSTWRKRPSQKGKPRLRLAKHAATTQRASAAARVVKRVAAAAERAARRKQKAGERAARRRQKALERVARRKQRALAKAAAAAARKKRKAVDGGGGVVGGRPVRRRLDVDGERGPPEREDPPNSCRANLMDNLRYLIELNLAGELSEEPQVKQEPPSTPPVQQEQTAELPGSTPPPTPENPPPTSTAIVAVKKKPKKPTTVDKLILVPYRPKRASGSAAADEALPGALVVRDPATAAVRLYVPRWATERLVLSRVPPGVSLVVGLDAGWRAAHGELMRWEETLVGAEKPDDVPGGPEWDERRREFEAKVDHFMRNVRIIIGDRKFSEWGGSVVTSVVGTFLTQNVTDNMSSNVFMTMASKFPPKNSSNVARNADSAPLLLTDGHHEQCHAHLQSTTPSPCSGCSETCVAEPEPEPEPAGDAIEHQSDNDVMEVMSNSFGQSTAEKIRGKKEKEGSFTAFFLKDTSEWDSLRQEAVDRGYSKVDDDAPDMVDWEALMNAPMAGVLDCVKDRGQHSLIAFRIMAFLIRLKRDHGCIDLEWLRFIPRAKARRYLLSINGLGTKSDGCIRLLSLRHRTFPVDTNVARIVTRLGWVPLQPLPNSEEFHRVAHYPVMADIQTYLDPLMCNISSEKEYELHCQMITFGKAICKKVKPNCGACPFTSDCKYYKSQLGRAVLALPEFSQQYAAKEAGMDPAKLGDLIFRTSSEQMQQFLIENGQNTQGRHCSEPTVEIPPSPLNVQGEISDEDDEDELNFFDDDDDGDDIEDVARDYDMEVDLRSLNLTSNTRQAGATPGNEIIRINPQAKPTPNQRKFSLRTEYTAYVIPDDHLILSKFDPRDPDDRNPYLLVVRSFDDRYAKVTILIPSRTANRGIFPLNGTYFQENEVFSDHSSSRSPIEISRDLIVQLQLQFQTCTVHFGASIHSVTKGQTMEGLHHFYNRGYICTREFDRRTKAPKPLSVNIHATNVNKDISKKRARSKSKFYSEEDSEEDW from the exons atggcggcggagacggagacggaaCCGACGCGTCCTCGGTCCACGTGGAGGAAGCGCCCTTCGCAGAAGGGCAAGCCGCGGCTGCGGCTGGCCAAGCATGCTGCCACGACGCAGCGGGCGAGCGCCGCCGCAAGGGTAGTCAAGcgggtggccgcggcggcggagagagCCGCCCGGAGGAAGCAGAAGGCCGGCGAGAGGGCCGCGCGGAGGAGGCAGAAGGCCCTCGAGAGAGTCGCCCGGAGAAAGCAGAGGGCCCTCGCGAAGGCGGCGGCTGCAGCAGCGCGGAAGAAGCGGAAAGCCgtcgacggcggaggcggcgtcgtcggTGGGAGGCCGGTGCGGCGTAGgctcgacgtcgacggcgagcgcgggccGCCGGAACGCGAGGACCCGCCCAACTCCTGCAGAGCCAATCTGATGGATAACCTAAGATACCTCATCGAGCTCAACTTGGCCGGCGAACTGTCCGAAGAACCGCAGGTGAAACAAGAACCACCCAGCACGCCACCGGTGCAACAAGAACAGACGGCAGAACTCCCCGGCAgcacgccaccgccgacgccggaaAACCCACCGCCCACCTCcaccgccatcgtcgcc GTCAAGAAGAAGCCCAAGAAACCGACGACGGTGGACAAGCTCATCCTGGTGCCGTACAGGCCGAAGCGTGCctccggctccgccgccgccgacgaggcccTCCCGGGGGCGCTGGTCGTCCGCGACCCCgcaacggcggcggtgcggctgTACGTGCCGCGGTGGGCCACCGAGCGGCTCGTGCTCAGCAGGGTGCCTCCCGGCGTCAGCCTCGTGGTCGGCCTCGACGCCGGGTGGAGGGCGGCGCATGGCGAGCTGATGCGGTGGGAGGAGAcgctcgtcggcgccgagAAGCCCGACGACGTCCCCGGCGGCCCCGAGTGGGACGAGCGCCGCCGGGAGTTCGAGGCGAAGGTCGATCACTTCATGCGCAACGTGCGTATCATTATCG GTGACAGAAAGTTTTCTGAATGGGGAGGATCGGTGGTGACTTCTGTAGTCGGCACGTTTCTGACCCAGAATGTCACAGACAACATGTCGAG CAACGTTTTCATGACCATGGCTTCCAAGTTCCCTCCCAAGAACAGCAGCAATGTCGCTCGAAATGCAGATAGTGCTCCTCTGCTGCTAACTGACGGTCACCACGAGCAATGCCACGCTCATCTTCAGAGCACAACACCATCACCATGCAGTGGCTGTTCTGAAACATGTGTGGCTGAACCTGAACCTGAACCTGAACCTGCAGGTGATGCTATCGAACACCAATCTGAT AATGACGTGATGGAGGTGATGAGCAACAGCTTCGGACAGTCGACGGCCGAGAAGATCCGCgggaagaaagagaaggagGGGTCGTTCACCGCATTCTTCCTCAAGGACACCTCCGAGTGGGACTCTCTCCGTCAGGAAGCCGTCGATCGAGGGTACAGCAAGGTTGACGACGATGCTCCTGACATGGTCGATTGGGAGGCCCTGATGAACGCGCCCATGGCCGGTGTTCTAGACTGCGTCAAGGACAGGGGACAGCATTCCCTGATTGCATTCAGAATCATG GCTTTCCTAATTCGTTTAAAAAGAGATCATGGATGCATTGACCTTGAATGGCTGAGATTCATCCCTCGTGCAAAGGCCAG GAGATACCTACTTAGTATAAATGGCCTTGGAACTAAAAGTGATGGCTGCATCCGCCTCTTATCTCTGAGACACAGAACATTCCC gGTGGATACAAACGTTGCTCGCATAGTGACAAGGCTAGGATGGGTGCCACTCCAACCTCTACCTAATTCTGAGGAGTTCCATAGGGTGGCACA TTACCCTGTCATGGCCGATATCCAGACATATCTTGATCCCTTGATGTGTAATATTTCTTCAGAAAAAGA GTACGAGTTGCATTGTCAGATGATAACTTTTGGAAAG GCAATATGTAAAAAAGTAAAACCAAATTGTGGAGCCTGCCCATTCACCTCTGACTGCAAATACTACAAAAGTCAGTTAGGAAG GGCCGTGCTTGCTCTCCCAGAGTTCAGCCAGCAGTACGCAGCAAAGGAAGCAGGCATGGACCCAGCAAAGCTAGGTGACCTGATTTTCAGAACAAGTTCAGAACAGATGCAGCAATTCCTGATCGAAAACGGCCAAAATACACAGGGCAGGCATTGCTCTGAACCCACTGTTGAGATTCCACCAAGTCCGCTGAATGTGCAGGGAGAAATCAGCGATGAAGATGACGAGGATGAGCTCAATTTCTtcgatgacgatgatgatggtgatgatatCGAAGATGTAGCCCGAGATTACGACATGGAGGTAGACCTTCGCTCTCTGAATCTCACCTCGAACACAAGGCAAGCAGGAGCTACACCTGGGAATGAGATCATTCGAATCAATCCTCAGGCCAAGCCAACTCCAAACCAGAGGAAATTCTCTCTGCGAACAGAGTACACTGC ATATGTCATTCCAGACGACCATCTTATCTTGAGCAAG ttCGATCCAAGGGACCCTGATGACCGAAATCCTTATCTACTGGTAGTTCGTAGTTTCGATGATCGTTACGCGAAGGTTACAATTCTG ATACCTAGTCGAACGGCAAACAGAGGGATATTCCCATTGAATGGAACCTATTTTCAAGAGAACGAG gtTTTTTCAGATCATTCGTCCAGCCGTTCACCCATAGAAATAAGTAGGGATTTGATAGTGCAGCTTCAGCTTCAGTTTCAGACATGTACCGTACACTTCGGTGCTTCAATACATTCAGTCACCAAAG GTCAAACAATGGAGGGACTTCATCACTTCTATAATCGAG GATACATCTGTACAAGAGAATTTGACCGCAGAACAAAGGCTCCAAAACCATTATCTGTAAATATACATGCCACCAACGTAAACAAAGATATTTCCAAGAAAAGAGCTAGatctaaatcaaaattttattcagaGGAAGATAGTGAAGAGGACtggtg